The following are encoded together in the Nitrospirota bacterium genome:
- a CDS encoding AAA family ATPase: MVEKLKFDQLYKFCDPEIFKFKTTDELPDMKYTIGQERALHAIDFGLSLDSSGFNIFILGEHGTGKMTTVKSFLAQKALSEPVPHDWCYLYNFKDPDSPVAISMKPGDAIIFQKSMDEMIKILRTEIPKVFESTEYEKQKNKIIEASQQKQREVFSSLEQEAQEKGFSLRKTVSGLIIVPVRKTGEPLTEEEYELLDEKTRKRLDETGKTLQEKLNDVVRVIRETEKLVKEAVAKLEKEAALSAVGHLIDEIKNEFKEYERITSYLEDVKEDILEHLDDFKFQEEQTPQLPFMKLPKAEPTFTRYTVNVLVNNKDCKGAPCIFESNPTYYNLFGRIEHKIQYGIALTDFSMIKAGSLHKANGGYIVIDALDLLRNIFAYDALKRAIRNKELKIEDVWEQYRLISTTTLKPESIPLDIKVILVGNPYLYYLLYNLDEEYRELFKVKADFDSRMNRTDENIQKYASFIATICREEKLLPFDSTGVAKIVETGSRLAENQNKLSTRFSDITDILREASYWASKSGSTVVTEKHVQQAINERIFRNSKIEDRLREMILDGTIIVETEGEKIGQINGLAVLDFGDYSFGKPSRITARCYAGKAGVVNIERETKMSGKIHEKAILIISNYLGSRYAIKKPISLSASITFEQLYEMVEGDSASCAELYALLSSIAGVPLKQNIAVTGSMDQNGEVQPVGGINEKIEGFFALCRLKGLDDSHGVIIPKRNVKNLMLKNDVVEAVRSGKFSIYPIEKVDEGLEIMTGLKCGELREDGTYPEGTVNYLIVKRLTEISESMEKKKEKEDESTKENRDKI, from the coding sequence ATGGTTGAAAAATTAAAATTCGATCAGCTTTATAAATTCTGTGATCCTGAAATCTTTAAATTTAAAACAACAGATGAACTTCCTGACATGAAATATACAATAGGGCAGGAAAGGGCGCTTCATGCTATTGATTTTGGGCTTAGTCTGGATAGTAGTGGATTTAATATTTTCATTCTGGGTGAACATGGCACAGGCAAAATGACTACTGTAAAGTCATTTCTTGCACAAAAAGCCCTGAGTGAGCCTGTGCCTCATGACTGGTGTTATTTATACAATTTTAAAGACCCTGATTCACCTGTAGCTATCTCTATGAAGCCAGGTGATGCCATTATATTTCAAAAAAGTATGGATGAAATGATAAAGATTTTAAGAACAGAAATACCAAAGGTTTTTGAATCAACAGAATATGAGAAACAGAAAAATAAGATTATAGAGGCATCGCAACAAAAACAACGTGAGGTATTCAGCAGCCTTGAGCAGGAAGCTCAAGAAAAGGGATTTTCCCTCAGAAAGACAGTAAGTGGATTGATAATTGTTCCTGTCAGGAAGACAGGAGAACCTCTTACTGAAGAGGAATATGAATTACTTGATGAAAAAACAAGAAAAAGGTTGGACGAAACAGGAAAGACATTGCAGGAAAAGCTCAATGATGTTGTGCGTGTCATAAGAGAAACCGAAAAGTTGGTGAAAGAAGCTGTTGCAAAACTTGAAAAAGAGGCAGCTCTTTCTGCTGTTGGGCATCTGATAGATGAAATCAAAAATGAGTTTAAAGAATATGAAAGGATTACTTCATATCTTGAGGATGTTAAAGAAGATATTCTGGAACACCTTGATGACTTTAAATTTCAAGAAGAACAGACTCCGCAGTTACCATTCATGAAACTACCTAAGGCAGAGCCAACTTTTACACGATATACCGTAAATGTTCTTGTAAACAATAAGGATTGCAAAGGGGCACCTTGCATATTTGAGAGCAATCCAACATATTACAATCTTTTTGGAAGAATAGAACATAAGATACAGTACGGTATTGCGTTAACAGATTTTTCAATGATCAAAGCAGGTTCACTCCATAAAGCAAACGGTGGCTACATCGTTATAGATGCTCTTGACCTTTTAAGGAATATATTTGCATATGATGCATTAAAACGTGCTATCAGAAACAAAGAACTGAAAATAGAAGATGTGTGGGAACAATATAGGTTAATATCTACAACAACACTAAAGCCTGAATCTATTCCACTTGATATAAAGGTTATACTTGTCGGAAATCCTTATCTATATTATCTCCTTTACAACCTTGATGAAGAATACAGGGAACTTTTCAAAGTAAAGGCAGATTTTGATAGCAGAATGAACAGGACTGATGAGAATATTCAGAAATATGCTTCTTTTATTGCTACGATCTGTAGAGAAGAAAAGCTTCTTCCATTTGATTCAACAGGGGTTGCAAAAATAGTTGAAACAGGCTCCAGGCTTGCCGAGAATCAGAACAAATTATCTACCCGTTTTAGTGATATAACTGATATCCTGCGAGAGGCAAGTTATTGGGCATCGAAATCGGGTAGCACAGTTGTGACCGAAAAACATGTTCAGCAGGCGATTAATGAAAGGATATTCAGGAATAGTAAGATTGAGGATCGTTTGAGGGAAATGATTCTGGACGGGACCATTATTGTTGAAACAGAGGGAGAAAAGATAGGGCAGATTAATGGGCTTGCAGTGCTTGATTTTGGTGATTACAGTTTTGGTAAACCATCCCGGATAACAGCGAGGTGCTATGCAGGAAAGGCAGGTGTAGTGAACATTGAGAGGGAGACTAAGATGAGTGGCAAGATCCATGAAAAAGCAATCCTTATCATCTCAAACTATCTCGGTAGTAGATATGCAATAAAAAAACCAATCAGTCTCTCAGCATCAATTACCTTTGAACAATTATATGAGATGGTTGAGGGTGATAGCGCATCCTGTGCTGAACTTTATGCTCTGTTGAGCAGTATAGCTGGAGTCCCGCTGAAGCAGAATATTGCTGTTACCGGTTCTATGGATCAAAACGGAGAGGTTCAACCTGTTGGTGGCATAAATGAAAAGATAGAGGGGTTTTTTGCTCTCTGCAGATTAAAAGGACTTGACGACAGTCACGGTGTGATTATACCGAAAAGAAATGTAAAAAATCTGATGCTGAAAAACGATGTGGTTGAAGCAGTCAGAAGTGGTAAATTTTCCATTTATCCCATAGAGAAAGTTGATGAAGGACTTGAGATAATGACTGGCTTGAAGTGCGGAGAACTTAGAGAAGACGGCACATATCCGGAAGGAACGGTTAACTATCTTATTGTAAAACGTCTTACAGAAATATCAGAGTCGATGGAAAAGAAAAAGGAAAAAGAAGATGAATCAACAAAGGAGAATAGGGATAAAATTTAA
- a CDS encoding type II toxin-antitoxin system VapC family toxin encodes MVDYLTKVIIDTSIYIPFINSGIAHPVLNLEYKPLFYMSAVVVEELYAGAFDNKSIKCLDRMYETFEDIGRIVVPEASDWQKTGKVITKLGQKYVFEEKFLLKITNDVLIALSARRIGAVVVTSNVKNFLRIKEFIDFKMYGEI; translated from the coding sequence ATGGTAGATTACCTCACTAAAGTTATCATTGATACCTCGATATACATTCCCTTTATTAATTCAGGAATTGCACATCCTGTACTTAATCTTGAATATAAACCATTGTTTTATATGAGTGCAGTAGTTGTTGAGGAGCTTTATGCAGGCGCCTTTGATAACAAGTCTATTAAATGTTTAGACAGGATGTATGAAACTTTTGAAGATATTGGTCGCATAGTTGTTCCAGAGGCATCTGACTGGCAAAAAACAGGAAAGGTTATTACCAAGCTCGGCCAGAAATATGTCTTTGAAGAAAAATTTTTATTAAAAATAACTAATGATGTTTTGATTGCCCTTTCAGCAAGGCGAATCGGAGCAGTTGTAGTCACATCTAATGTAAAAAATTTTTTAAGGATAAAAGAGTTTATAGATTTCAAGATGTATGGCGAAATTTGA
- a CDS encoding Fic family protein: MQSRAIRLQSRKQRLCITIGGKSLREHYEAIGHAKAYDHIYTLMGRPISEEDILFLHKLFFQQIDFENAGRYRQKNVITTGTDYLPPDYQEVPELMKKYIANLNTYVENKHILAKKE; encoded by the coding sequence ATGCAATCGAGGGCAATACGCTTACAGAGTCGGAAACAAAGGTTATGCATAACAATAGGTGGGAAATCCCTGAGAGAACATTATGAGGCAATAGGACACGCAAAGGCTTATGACCATATTTACACTCTGATGGGCAGGCCGATATCAGAGGAAGATATTTTGTTTCTCCATAAGCTCTTTTTTCAGCAGATAGATTTTGAGAATGCAGGCAGATACAGACAGAAAAATGTCATCACCACAGGAACCGATTATCTGCCTCCTGATTATCAGGAAGTTCCTGAACTGATGAAAAAGTATATTGCGAATTTAAATACGTATGTTGAAAATAAACACATCCTTGCTAAAAAAGAATAA
- the xerD gene encoding site-specific tyrosine recombinase XerD encodes MEILENYLSYASAEKGLSMNSVESYEFDLKKFQNFLTSKEKDFISFSRTDIIDFIETLRDKGYSLSSICRLMSSIKGLCKYLIIEDLRKDDPSESLKSPKRWERLPKSLSIVDIRAFLESSLSQASDAISVRNHVMFELMYSSGLRVSEIISLKLEDVNLEAGFLRVMGKGSKERIVPVNLRAVEAIKQYLVHQRLKILKKKKSPFLFITNRGRPMTRQRFWQAIKELGRNLGIQISPHVMRHTFATHLLEGGADLRSLQKMLGHSDISTTQIYTKVTAERLKQVYSKHHPRA; translated from the coding sequence ATGGAAATACTTGAAAATTATCTATCATATGCTTCAGCAGAAAAAGGATTATCCATGAATTCTGTTGAATCATATGAATTTGATTTAAAGAAATTCCAGAATTTTCTCACTTCAAAAGAAAAGGATTTTATTAGTTTCTCAAGAACTGATATCATTGACTTTATTGAAACATTAAGAGATAAAGGTTATTCACTGTCAAGCATATGCAGATTAATGTCGTCAATAAAAGGTTTATGTAAATATCTTATTATTGAAGACTTAAGAAAGGATGACCCCTCAGAAAGCCTAAAATCACCAAAGCGATGGGAAAGGCTTCCAAAGTCACTCAGCATTGTTGATATAAGAGCTTTTCTTGAATCAAGTTTGTCACAAGCATCTGACGCCATTTCAGTAAGAAACCATGTGATGTTTGAACTTATGTACTCTTCAGGTTTGCGAGTCAGTGAGATCATATCTCTGAAACTTGAAGATGTTAATCTGGAGGCTGGATTTTTACGTGTTATGGGAAAGGGCTCAAAAGAGAGGATTGTGCCGGTAAACTTAAGGGCTGTTGAAGCTATTAAACAATATTTAGTGCATCAGAGATTGAAAATCCTTAAAAAGAAGAAATCGCCTTTTCTTTTTATTACTAATAGAGGCAGACCGATGACAAGACAACGTTTCTGGCAGGCGATTAAGGAGTTAGGCAGAAATCTCGGGATTCAAATTTCTCCTCATGTTATGCGGCACACTTTTGCAACACATTTACTTGAAGGTGGAGCAGATCTAAGGTCATTACAAAAGATGCTTGGCCATTCTGACATATCGACAACACAGATATATACAAAAGTCACTGCTGAGAGGCTCAAGCAGGTTTATTCAAAGCATCACCCAAGGGCATAA
- a CDS encoding tRNA1(Val) (adenine(37)-N6)-methyltransferase, which translates to MNITLDSICNIQLYQSKTGYRFSVDSLLLYDFVNLRTSKSIADFGAGSGIVGILLARKYPEAHVTLFEIQESLAKLAEENVRLNKLEKRVSVVKTDIKMLPKRSIFDLIVSNPPFRRLKSGRINIEEERAIARHEINLSLSDLIKSAANTVLAKGRFCLIYHPWRLSELFVTLRKNDFEPKRLRFIHSNPSTEAKMVLLESVKGGKIGLKIEKPLYIYEESGEYTEEIKNIYNKS; encoded by the coding sequence ATGAATATTACGCTCGATAGTATCTGCAATATACAACTCTATCAATCAAAAACAGGATACCGTTTTTCTGTAGATTCACTGCTTCTATATGATTTTGTAAATCTAAGAACTTCAAAAAGTATTGCTGATTTTGGTGCAGGTTCAGGCATTGTTGGAATTTTACTTGCAAGAAAATATCCTGAGGCACATGTTACACTCTTTGAAATACAGGAAAGTCTTGCAAAGCTTGCAGAAGAAAATGTGCGGCTAAATAAACTTGAAAAAAGGGTGAGTGTTGTAAAAACTGATATAAAAATGCTTCCTAAAAGAAGTATATTTGATTTGATTGTATCAAATCCTCCGTTTAGAAGACTCAAAAGCGGACGCATAAATATTGAGGAAGAAAGAGCTATTGCGAGACACGAGATAAATCTGAGTCTCTCAGATCTCATTAAATCAGCAGCGAATACAGTGTTAGCTAAAGGACGGTTTTGCTTAATATACCATCCATGGAGACTTTCTGAACTTTTCGTGACGCTAAGAAAAAATGATTTTGAGCCTAAAAGGTTGCGTTTCATTCATTCGAATCCTTCTACAGAAGCAAAAATGGTTTTGCTGGAATCAGTAAAAGGAGGAAAAATTGGATTAAAAATAGAAAAACCCCTTTACATTTACGAGGAAAGTGGCGAATATACAGAAGAAATAAAAAATATATATAATAAGTCTTAA
- a CDS encoding response regulator, protein MDRENILVIDDEASIRSLSEDILTKFQYNVKTASNGEEGIYLLEKEKFDLILTDVKMPKIDGLDVVSHVRSKNNEIPIIIITGYGTLDIAIKSLRLGAQGFLLKPFTPSELIGAVTEALEKIKLLNENIRMRALMPLFEVSKEIIGEVDPKRLLKSIVDIAVKETHADKVWLALIDEANSRMTIKEWYGLTSQFVRDFGHEYSDIITSLIAKEKKPYLISPDKKVPLELEKIRMLEEISSAIFVPLTIRSKMIGLLCICRISTQDPFTTSDLELISVLSGQAAAAIENARLYEKLEQSYLSTIITLSGVVEARDQYTDKHMKDISEYSVEIAKKLKLPDDEIENIRKAALLHDLGKISVPDRILMKPGKLSEEEMDVIKKHPSNGAKLIEKVEPLRYAREIIRHHQECFDGTGYPDGLKGEDIPLGARIIAVADAFGAMTTSRPYREALSINDAVNELKKYSGIQFDPQIVEIFLSILKENNVL, encoded by the coding sequence AAGGAAAAATTTGACCTGATATTAACAGATGTCAAAATGCCAAAGATAGATGGGCTGGATGTTGTAAGTCATGTTCGCTCAAAAAATAACGAGATACCGATTATTATTATCACAGGTTATGGAACCCTTGATATAGCAATAAAGAGTTTGAGATTAGGTGCTCAGGGTTTTTTATTAAAACCATTTACTCCATCAGAACTAATAGGGGCAGTAACCGAAGCACTGGAAAAGATTAAGTTGCTCAATGAAAATATCAGAATGCGGGCTTTAATGCCTCTTTTTGAAGTGAGCAAAGAGATTATAGGAGAGGTTGACCCGAAAAGGCTCCTTAAATCAATCGTTGATATTGCAGTGAAGGAAACACATGCTGATAAGGTATGGCTTGCATTGATAGATGAAGCCAATTCTCGGATGACTATAAAAGAATGGTATGGATTAACTTCACAATTTGTAAGAGATTTTGGACATGAATATTCCGATATTATTACTTCATTAATTGCAAAAGAGAAAAAACCTTATCTTATAAGTCCTGATAAGAAAGTTCCTTTAGAGCTTGAAAAGATCAGGATGCTTGAAGAAATATCATCAGCTATCTTTGTGCCTTTAACTATAAGGAGTAAGATGATAGGGCTTCTATGTATTTGCAGGATCAGCACTCAAGATCCGTTTACTACTTCAGATCTGGAGCTAATTTCTGTTTTGAGCGGGCAGGCTGCTGCTGCTATTGAAAATGCGCGCCTTTACGAGAAACTTGAACAGTCTTATCTTTCTACAATCATAACGCTTTCAGGTGTTGTTGAGGCAAGGGATCAATATACGGATAAGCATATGAAAGATATTTCCGAATACTCCGTTGAGATTGCTAAGAAACTTAAACTTCCAGACGATGAGATTGAAAATATAAGAAAAGCAGCACTTTTACATGATCTTGGTAAGATATCTGTGCCAGATAGAATATTAATGAAACCAGGTAAACTTTCTGAAGAAGAAATGGATGTCATTAAAAAACATCCATCAAACGGTGCAAAGCTTATTGAAAAGGTTGAACCATTAAGATACGCCAGAGAGATCATCAGGCATCATCAGGAATGTTTTGACGGAACAGGGTATCCTGATGGTCTAAAAGGAGAAGATATTCCTCTTGGAGCAAGGATTATAGCTGTTGCAGATGCATTCGGTGCAATGACAACCAGCCGTCCTTATAGAGAAGCACTTTCGATCAATGATGCTGTAAATGAGCTGAAAAAGTATTCAGGCATACAATTCGATCCTCAGATTGTGGAAATATTCCTATCTATTCTTAAAGAAAACAATGTCTTATAA